A genomic stretch from Lysobacter soyae includes:
- a CDS encoding OmpA family protein has translation MPSGDLNPGSDARHARLYFDTGSAQMPANAEDNFRALLATMQAEPASRAVISGFHDASGDAAVNSELSKQRAEAVRDALVAHGIASGRLDLEKPAVSTGGVAGDPEGRRVEVAIQ, from the coding sequence ATGCCGAGCGGGGATTTGAATCCGGGGAGCGATGCCCGCCATGCACGGCTGTACTTCGACACGGGTTCGGCGCAGATGCCCGCAAATGCCGAGGACAACTTCCGCGCATTGCTGGCCACCATGCAAGCTGAGCCTGCGAGCCGCGCGGTGATTTCAGGCTTCCACGATGCCAGCGGCGACGCGGCCGTGAACAGCGAGCTATCGAAACAACGTGCGGAAGCGGTGCGCGATGCCTTGGTAGCGCACGGCATTGCCAGCGGTCGTTTGGATCTGGAGAAGCCGGCCGTTTCGACCGGCGGCGTTGCGGGCGACCCCGAGGGCCGCCGCGTCGAGGTGGCGATTCAATAG
- the ppa gene encoding inorganic diphosphatase, with product MGLDLVPTGKNPPDELNVIIEIQKDAEPVKYEVDKATGAIFVDRILSTPMRYPCNYGYVPHTLCGDGDPADVLVILPLPLVPGSVIRVRPVGVLRMSDEAGSDEKILAVPVEKIFAGYAHIQDIDQVSKHWLERIGHFFEHYKDLEKGKWVKLDGWGNAEEAKKIIVESIARYNDTPEDDKPKF from the coding sequence ATGGGTCTCGATCTCGTACCGACCGGCAAAAATCCCCCCGACGAACTCAACGTCATTATCGAAATCCAGAAGGATGCCGAGCCGGTGAAGTACGAGGTGGATAAAGCCACCGGCGCGATTTTCGTCGACCGCATTTTGTCGACCCCGATGCGCTACCCCTGCAACTACGGCTACGTGCCGCACACGCTGTGCGGTGACGGCGATCCGGCCGATGTCTTGGTGATTTTGCCTCTGCCGTTGGTGCCGGGCTCAGTGATTCGCGTCCGTCCGGTCGGCGTGCTGCGCATGAGTGACGAAGCCGGCAGTGACGAAAAAATTCTGGCCGTGCCGGTGGAAAAAATCTTCGCCGGCTATGCGCACATCCAAGATATCGACCAAGTGAGCAAGCATTGGCTGGAGCGTATCGGTCACTTTTTCGAACACTACAAAGATCTGGAAAAGGGCAAATGGGTGAAGCTCGACGGCTGGGGCAATGCCGAAGAGGCGAAAAAGATCATCGTTGAATCGATAGCCCGCTATAACGACACCCCGGAAGACGACAAGCCGAAATTCTGA
- a CDS encoding LysR substrate-binding domain-containing protein, whose protein sequence is MHDLNDLYYFVQVVEHGGFAPAGRALGEPKSKLSRRVAGMEEALGARLLHRSTRQFSVTELGQNVYMHAKAMLMEAEAAFDVVQRHHAKPRGVVRLACPMALLDQRVGGMLVRFMRRHPDVELSVDPTHRRVDVIADGFDLALRVRPPPLEDSELVLRVLANATQCLVASPKLLAKVGTPRKPGELMGLPSLEMGMPQNQHAWHLVGPGDEQVAIFHSPRLVTRAMLTLRDAALEGLGIVQLPTLLTEPLMKEGSLVRVLPDWAPLPEIVHAVYPSRRGMLPAVQALLDHLSAEFVALGKAL, encoded by the coding sequence ATGCATGACTTGAATGATCTGTACTACTTCGTCCAAGTGGTTGAGCACGGGGGCTTCGCGCCTGCGGGCCGCGCCTTGGGTGAACCCAAATCCAAATTGAGCCGGCGCGTGGCCGGCATGGAAGAGGCGCTGGGCGCGCGTTTGTTGCATCGCTCCACGCGGCAATTCTCAGTGACCGAGCTCGGTCAAAACGTTTACATGCATGCGAAGGCCATGTTGATGGAAGCCGAAGCCGCGTTCGACGTGGTGCAACGCCATCATGCGAAACCCAGAGGCGTGGTTCGCTTGGCGTGTCCGATGGCGTTGCTCGATCAAAGAGTCGGCGGCATGTTGGTGCGCTTCATGCGGCGACACCCGGATGTCGAACTGAGTGTCGATCCCACCCATCGTCGCGTGGATGTGATCGCCGATGGTTTCGATCTTGCCTTGCGCGTCCGACCGCCGCCGTTGGAGGACTCTGAGTTGGTCCTACGTGTGTTGGCGAACGCGACACAGTGTTTGGTCGCCAGCCCCAAATTGTTGGCGAAGGTAGGGACGCCGCGAAAGCCCGGCGAGTTGATGGGATTGCCTTCATTGGAAATGGGCATGCCGCAGAACCAACATGCCTGGCATTTGGTCGGGCCCGGCGACGAACAGGTTGCGATCTTCCATTCGCCGAGGCTCGTCACCCGCGCCATGCTCACGTTGCGCGATGCGGCATTGGAGGGGCTCGGTATCGTGCAATTGCCCACGCTGTTGACCGAGCCGCTGATGAAAGAGGGCAGCTTGGTGCGGGTCTTGCCCGATTGGGCGCCGCTACCGGAAATCGTGCACGCCGTGTATCCCTCGCGCCGCGGGATGCTTCCCGCGGTGCAGGCATTGCTCGATCATTTGAGTGCCGAGTTTGTCGCCCTCGGCAAGGCGCTTTAA
- a CDS encoding pirin family protein, whose amino-acid sequence MKKVIRKHSAPNRHWVGDGFPVHGMFGYNGADVAERSPFLMLDYAAPAYFEPSPNHRRGVGQHPHRGFETVTIVYEGEVEHRDSTGNGGVIGKGDVQWMTAGGGILHEEFHSTNYSQRGGDFEMVQLWVNLPKSAKMVAPGYQGITDADIPAKTVEGGHTIRVIAGRYDDATGPATTFSPMNVFDVRMVPGHMHLPQPEGWTTLVLVLDGSAKVNGEVVKAKEMLTLSTGGTDVRIDTDGNPKLLLMAGEPIDEPVVGYGPFVMNSQAEIAEAIRDFNAGKFGRMPQ is encoded by the coding sequence ATGAAAAAGGTGATTCGCAAACATTCGGCCCCCAATCGCCATTGGGTCGGCGATGGCTTTCCGGTCCACGGCATGTTCGGCTACAACGGTGCCGACGTCGCCGAGCGCAGCCCGTTTTTGATGTTGGATTACGCCGCGCCGGCCTATTTCGAGCCCAGCCCGAACCATCGCCGTGGTGTTGGACAGCACCCGCATCGCGGATTCGAGACCGTGACCATCGTGTACGAGGGTGAAGTCGAACATCGCGACTCCACCGGCAACGGCGGCGTGATCGGCAAAGGCGATGTGCAATGGATGACAGCCGGCGGCGGCATCTTGCACGAGGAGTTCCATTCAACCAATTACAGCCAACGCGGCGGTGATTTCGAGATGGTTCAACTGTGGGTGAATTTGCCCAAAAGCGCAAAAATGGTCGCCCCCGGTTACCAAGGCATTACCGACGCGGACATTCCCGCCAAGACGGTCGAAGGTGGACACACAATTCGCGTCATCGCCGGTCGCTACGACGATGCCACCGGTCCGGCAACCACCTTTTCGCCGATGAATGTTTTCGACGTGCGGATGGTTCCCGGCCACATGCATCTTCCGCAACCCGAGGGCTGGACCACTTTGGTACTGGTGCTGGACGGCTCGGCAAAGGTCAATGGCGAAGTCGTCAAAGCCAAGGAAATGCTCACCCTGTCGACCGGGGGAACCGACGTCCGAATTGACACGGACGGTAACCCCAAACTGCTATTGATGGCAGGAGAACCCATTGACGAACCGGTGGTCGGCTATGGGCCGTTTGTCATGAACTCGCAAGCCGAAATTGCCGAAGCCATCCGCGACTTCAACGCGGGGAAATTCGGCCGCATGCCCCAATAA
- a CDS encoding YceI family protein, whose product MKHTLLKSTLIALSLFALNAGAVERTYTLDPGHTQVDFRWRHMGFSTPAAAIHVTDGVLKFDPDAPTRASVSLTMPINTIDTRVPDLDKHLMSADFFDAAKYPTASFKSTKVEREGNGNRYKIYGNLTIKGVTKPVVLDATLNHAGEHPMMKVPAVGFDATTQIKRSDFGIAAFVPAVSDNIDIRITTEALATAAAAKAK is encoded by the coding sequence ATGAAGCACACCCTGCTCAAAAGCACCTTGATTGCGCTGTCCTTGTTCGCCCTGAACGCCGGCGCGGTTGAACGCACTTACACGCTCGACCCGGGCCACACTCAAGTGGACTTCCGCTGGCGCCACATGGGCTTTTCCACGCCCGCGGCCGCGATTCACGTGACTGACGGCGTCCTCAAGTTCGATCCGGACGCACCGACGCGCGCCTCGGTGTCGTTGACGATGCCGATCAACACGATTGATACGCGGGTGCCGGATCTGGACAAGCACTTGATGAGTGCGGATTTCTTCGACGCGGCCAAGTATCCGACGGCATCGTTCAAGAGCACGAAAGTCGAGCGCGAAGGCAACGGCAACCGGTACAAGATTTACGGCAACTTGACCATCAAAGGTGTGACCAAGCCGGTGGTGCTCGATGCGACGCTCAATCACGCCGGCGAACACCCGATGATGAAAGTGCCGGCCGTAGGCTTTGACGCGACGACCCAAATCAAACGCAGTGATTTCGGTATTGCCGCGTTTGTGCCGGCGGTGAGTGACAACATCGACATTCGCATCACCACCGAGGCACTGGCGACCGCAGCGGCTGCCAAGGCGAAGTAA